From the Triticum urartu cultivar G1812 chromosome 4, Tu2.1, whole genome shotgun sequence genome, the window CGCTACCTCAGCAAGGGGTGGAGAGAGTTTGCCGTCCACCATGACCTTGAAAATGGCGATTGCTTGGTTTTCCATCTGATAGAGAGCGCAATGTTCAAGGTGAGATTCAGCATCCTCTCCATTCCATGGGTAAAAAACACTATACTTTTACTTTTAGGAACTCCACATTCAGTGCGAATGCATATATAGAACTTGTTTTCATGTGGAATTCCTTGTGTTCCAAATCTCGCCTTGCGATTCTTAAACATTCTTGAAAGTTGCTTGGTGGCCTCGTACTCGTTCATGCGTTCGTCTGTCCAAACAATGGTCTTTAAGTTTATATACATGAGAAAAACCTGTTATGTCTACATAATACCTAGTTACCTACTAGAGTCATTGCTTAGTACTATCAAACTTCAATGTTTTTCGCATGTCTTAGGTTTAAATTATAAAGTGGGTTATATGCTATATCTAAAATTCAGACTGGTGAGCTGTGTCTACTTATTCATAGATGTGAAACTAGGCTTGTTTGGACTGTCAATTAATTCTGCACACAGTTTGCAGGAGAAGATGTTATGCTCAGCATCCCTACTGTATATACCTTCATTCCAACTAGATCTAGAAGGGCCTCTAGGAATTATTTCATTCATAGGCCTTTGATTGTCCAGTTATATCTTTTTAGATAATGGAAGGGATTCTTTTAAGGCCCAATCATGAGTGGACGTTGTATCTCACTGCTAAGTGCATGTTGTACAACCTCATTGGTTATGTAAATGATGCAGGTCTACATTTTCAGAGCAAACCCAGACTATGAAAGCGACCAAACTTCCGATGACTCTGAGGATGAACAGTAATGAAGATGTGTGCTTCCCACACAATGTTCAATCGGAGCGCAGGTACATTGTTTTTACCATTGTTTGCTTAGGTTGAATTCCATACCATCATTTGCCTAGGTCGAATGCTTGAATTCAATTGCGGATGCGCCGATTTCATAATTGGCTAAGCTCAGTTTGCGGATAAAAAAAATACAAACCCGCTTGCTTATATACGAGTTCTGAAGAAACAAAACTGCATTTCCAGCACTGTAGTTTTCCAGCCTGTATTTAGATCTTTTCATGGAACGCACAAGCCGTTTCTCCCATTTCCCTATTCGTTTGAGATTTCGAGCATCGCAACCTTATTTTGTTACTTCTGCTAGCTATTTTTTTCTAGAATACACACAAGCATACGTATCGTATATTTATAGAAGACTAGCAAaaaggcccgtgcgttgcaacgggagaagaaAAATCCTCTCATATCTCTATCTGGGTCAGTTGGACAAACTATGCGTGGCCGGTTGGCAGGTTATCgacaattttattttgtgctagCTCTCCGGACCTAGGCCACAGTGCGCTGCGAGGTGGGCTTCCTTCAGTGGGCCAAAACGGGTGGCAAGTAACAAAACCAGATAGCGTACGTTAAATTAATTGAAACGGGACCAAGTGAAGTGGGACGAAACCAAGAATATCAtctccctttaatagtaggtatagaaaAGAGTGAGAAACCCATCCACATGTCTACAAGATGGCTACTAGCCAGAGTTGCACGCAACTACTCACTCAAGTTCCACCTATGCAACCTATGAAAGAAAGAAGAAATGTCCGACTGAAATATCCACGCTAACTGCCAAGTCCTACCCTCTTCGTGTATCGTTGCAGAACGGCCACAGTTGAAGTAGTAGCCCCATCGATCACAATAGTATTGCGGTGTTTCCATATCTGCAAACAGACGAGCAAGATAATTGTGTGGAAATCTTTACGTAAAGTTGCCCGTGGTTGCGTCGAAGCACTCCAAGATAGCAAGTTGTCTGTCCCACTCGGCGTCGAGTCCTCACGCCCCCAAGCAAGAAGCACCTGATGCGAGACTGATCGCGCGAAAACACAGGATGCCAATAGGTGGCTGATCGTCTCTGGCAACTGGCAACAAAGTGGGCAGGCCTCCTGATGCGGAAGACCATGGCGCGAGAGGCGATCCGAGGTCCAACATCTGCTCTTATAGGCAAGCCAGGCAAACAGCGTGCATCTCAACTACGCTCTGGAGTCCCACACTACAGTGGCAGCCAGGTCTTTTTCACGTCCAAAGTATCGGCTCGCGTAGGCAGAACTCACCGTGTACTGCCCCGAGGTCTCACATGCCCACCTGACCTTGTCCACCACGCCCAGATTTAGCTCCACCTCCATAACCAACTCCCATAGGTTTAGGTACTCATAGATCTCGGCCGCGGTCATATCCGGCCCGACATCCAAAGGCCAAGCCCCAGCCAGAGCGTCCCCAACTGTCCTGCTTTTCCGGATCCTGGGAGGGACACAATTGTAGAGCCGAGGAGCGATCTCCTGAATGCGTCTTCCCTGTAGCCAACGATCTTCCCAGAAGAACGAGCCTGCACCGTTGCCCACATCGACGAATACGGCCGCGCGGTAAACAGCAAGCAATTCAGCTGAGACATTGATCTCGAACTCAGCCCACGGTCTCTCCTGGCCTACCATCTGCAGCCACAGCCATCGAGCCCCCAAGGTGACATTCATCCACTTAAGATCAGGCAGGCCTAGTCCTCCAGTCCACTTCGGCGTGCAGACGGGCGCCAAGTCACGGCACACTTCGCTCCGTGGGTGTCCAAGCTCCCTGCCCAAAAGAAGCCCCGACATATCTTGTTCATGCCCGCCAAGACCTCGGGTGGCACATCCAGTGCCATCATCATGTGAATCGGCACTGCACAAAGAACGGATTGCACAAGCATGAGTCTTCCAGATTTGTCCATGTATGCCGCCCTCCACCGCTCCACGTTGGCAAGCTTGTGGCCATCCCATCTACCACTTCCTGGAATTGCATCGCCGTTGATTTTCTGATTGTTAGTGGCAGACCGAAATACCGGCAGGGGAACGATCCCAATGGGCAACTGAGCCCTAACTTTAGTTGATCAGCCTGCTCCACAGAGCACCGAATAGGTATGACAGTGGATTTTGCAGGGTTTATCTTGAGACCCGAGGCCTCACCGAAGTCCTGTAGGATGGCCGAACAGAGCGCCACGTCCACTGTGTTTGGCTTGACGTTGTCGGCGAAGAAAGGCAGGCGGTGCTTTAGGCCCCTTCTGGCCAGCGGAGTGAACATCCCATACGAATCAGCGTACTTGCACATATGGTGCAGGCCCTCCATAACCAGTATAAACATCAATGGCAATAAAGGATCGTCCTGACGCAGCCCTCGCTCCGCCGCGATGCTCGCTCCCGGCATGCCATTCATCAAAACTCTCGTTGAGGTGGTCGATAGCATGCCACATATCCAGGAGACCCAGATATTTCCAAACCGCATCTTTCTTAGCACTTGGGGGCCTGCAGTTTATTCATGAAGTCTGGGACTTCTCTGTTGCCAAATGCCGAAACTGATCGATCGATATCGAAGATGTACTCGTAGAAACTGTCAGGATAGTTTTCTTTGTTGTCTTAAATCCTATGCTCTTTGCAAAGCTTCTGCTTGTCTTGCCTCAGTCTGTCAGTCAGCCTCCTTAGGCTCGATCAGCAGTTTAGTATGCTAAATAAAATGCTCTTGTATACAGTTCTGATCTATCTGTATAAATGCTGACATGTCAAATATGTTTGTTACTTTTGCAGTTTGTTAGAGAAGCAATTTCTTCGATGATGCTGGAGACTCGGCTAATGCGGTCTTGTGCTGGTTGCATGAATGTAGAGTCGTCGCACTCTCAGTCTCGGTGTAGCGGGATTTTTAACCTAGACCTAAACTAGATGGGAGTAGGAGGTAACAGCGCGTGGTGCAGACCTTGTATGGGTTGAACTACTGAATGATTGTAGACTGATGATGGTCTCGAGTGCATTTTTTCGTGGCTGTTCCTGTTTGTTTCCGGCTACTAAAATGATTGGGTTCGATGGTTACAAGATGGTGATCCAAACACAAAGTTGTTTCATTTGGTGCCTAAAAATGGGCGCAGGGCTAAGAATTTTATCCCGGCCCGGCGATTAGACTGACTGAACGATGATGAGTGGATTGTGGATCAACCTACCAAACAGAAGATCTTCCATGACacatactcccttcgttcctaaatgtaagtctttctacagatttcaataagtactacatacggatgtatatatatatatatatactgatGTAGACCTAACCTCATGACGAGATCCGATTTGTTATTGCGGTCTGCAGCAACCTCTCACCCGCTTGCGATGTACGCGAAATAGAGGGATTGAATCTTACGGTCCAGCACAAGAAAACCAATCTCGACGACGATACTCACACGCAAACAATTTTCTCGCCGAAATCGCAACAAAGAGGTTTTTTAAAGCTTCCTCCAAAATTTAGGAATTTTTAGACAGCTTCCCCCAAAACTTGATATGGGTGTCTACCCTAAAAATACATCATGTTTATTCTCCAAAATATAACCTCCTTTACATAACGCTCAGACATGATTTTATATAGCAGCAACAGACCCTCCTAGCTTGACCCACAAGGTTACGacactactccctccttccatctatataggacctaatgcgttttttgaggctaactttgaccaaatattagagcaataatatatgacatgcaacttacacaaagcacactgTTAAATTCAtgtgtgaaaggagctttcaatgatataattttcacattatgcatatcatgtactattaatcttgtcaatagtcaaaggcggtcctAAAAAACGCATTAGTTatggaaggagggagtaattCCTAATCCTATCTCTAGTCCCACACGGTTACATGCTTTATTTTTAGCATGCAATCTTTTACAACGTGTAATTAATTCTAAGCAAAACTGGACTATATTTTGGTGCGCCATTATTTCCTTGATTTGTTCTGGTGGACCCCATCCAACTTCCCTTAAACATTGACCGCTCCACACGTTGCACGTCTTTGAGGTTGCCTGGTATTTCTTGCGTGGTAGGAATAAAAGCATGAATCTTCCCTTACTCCTTTCTTTAACTCCTTCCATATCTCCAAGTAAATAGTCATAACTCAAAGTTGCATGGACTGAATAGATTTTTCCTTGTCTAGAAAGAAAACAGAATAGCATCCTAAGTTGGTTTCCACGTCATGTTTTTTTTTACCTTTATTTCTTGCATCATCTGGCCGCGAGCCTCTACATCTTTGACTTGTGGCAAAGGCATATGATCATTGAAAACATTAGCAGTACTCATGGCCATATCATCTTTAGAGTGTAGATTtactcattttgttccgtatatagttcatattgaaatctctaaaaaacttatatttacgaacggagggagtatatggagCTTGGGCTGGATTTTATCCTGGCTCTCCGTAGGTCCTGGGAGGATACCCAAGAACCCAAGCTGCGGCTGGCTCTCTGCATGAATCCATTGCCGGAAGCTCGTGGCAAATGAAGTTCCAGGGGCGTGCCAATCAGAGGGCCAGGAGTGTCCGCACCTTCGGCGACTTGAGGCATGTGTGTTGGCTCCAAATCGGGAGTCGAGGAGTGACGGCTCGAGGCGGGTGTGTGTTTCGCTCCAAATTCGGAGTCGAGGAGCGGCGGCTCGAGGCGTGTGTGTTGGCTCCAAATCGGGAGTCGAGGAGTGACGGCTCGAGGCATGTGTGTGTTTCGCTCCAAATTCGGAGTCGAGGAGCGGCGGCTCAAGGCGTGTGTGTTGGCTCCAAATCCGGAGTCAAGAGGGGCGGCTTGAGGAAGATGTCTAGTACTACGGATCCGGCGAGCGGTGGCTGAAGGTACAGGCATGCCTCTGAGAACCCCCTCGAGGCATGTGTGTTCGCTCTAAATCTAGAGTCAAGGAGCAGCGGCTTGAGGAAGATGTCTATACTCTATCAGGCGAGAGGCTGTTGGAGGTACATGCGTGCCTCTGGGAATGCCCCCGTGGCGTCCGAGCAACTCGGACGTTAGGTCTTTGTCCCCGCAACTCGGGCTCCGAGTCCCAGGTCAATGCCGCCAATGCGGCCGGCCATGGATGCTCCAGATGCCCCAACTGCGGCGGCAAAGCCGAGATCGTGCCTGCCGTGAGAGGGTGAATGCGCATGGAGCCGCCAAGGAAGAGTCGCACCACGCCACGTTGGAGAAGCATGTGAAGGACAAGGCCGCGGATGATGCTCGTGTCCAGATCCTAGCTAAGCGGCAAGCCTAGGCGGTGCGTGCCCTCGTGGACCGATGGCGATTGTGTTATATAGTTTCTCTTAGATCAGGTATAAGCGATGTGACAGTAACATATAGCCAGGAATTGAATGAGAGTGGCGTTGTAGAGGACGGGCGCGTACGCTCCTGGTATGTGGACGAATGGAAGGAGCGACTCAGTTTTTGTCCGGTGGTACTAATGAGGTGTGCATATTAACTGCCTTGGCTGTACTGTTGGCGTATACGTCTCGGAGATGCTCCTGTGTCCTTAACGCCGTAGTCCAGCAACCTGTGCTGAAGGTACATAAAAGTTAACAATGGTGCATAACGTATACATATAAAAGTTCCGTCTAATATAACAACGTGCACCGGACGGAAAAAGTAATAAATAACAACACGGGCCCACGGCCAGCTTCATaaccccccttcctcctcctcccgcacGCCCTTTCGGTCAAGTTGTCAGCAGCGGCACCGACCAAATCAACAGATGATGGCGACTGCAGAGGTCAACGGCGTCGGGCTGGAGTTCCTTTCAGATCCGGTGGACAGGTATGCTTCCCACTCCTTATTTTCCAAATTTCGTAATGATACACGTGCTGCGAGGCAAGCTTACGGATCCACGTTTTCGTTTCGCAGGTTCCCCCTGCCGGATCTTGGATCCGACCATCTGATGACGACCGGTGAGCCTACTTCTGCACAGACTGAGTCAACCACTGAATCGAGCATGGGGGATGTTGGCGACCCATCTATCAGAATGGAGTTGGCTTTGAAGCCCGCTGGAGAAGCACTGAGCTTGACACCAGTCGATCCGCAGCCATCTACAGGAAAAGAAGATGCTGAGGTCCCCGGATGGACAAGAAGGTATGCTCGTTCGGGCCTGTACATGCTTACCTCCTACAAGAAAGTAGATGTCGAGAATTGGCAATTAACCTGAATGGTGTGCTCTTGACAAAACTGAATTCTTCCAATGAAAAGCATAGTTACATTTTGACTGAATAAATATTACAGAAAGATGCATATGAGCGCATTTCGTAACTGTAAAAGTAAAAATTGCACTTCCATGATTGTCCTCTTTTAAGAATGTATAACTCTGAAAAGAGTGGTGGTGCTGCTGCACCTTTGCGTGTCAAACAGTATTCCATTGACTTTGAGATGCAAAAATGTGTATTTCTGCTGTAGATACTTGCTTGCTGCTTATACAAATTTACTTCCGGTATAAAATGTAGCACCATTTGCAATTGTTTTCGCTCGTTCGCACCTCCAAATCTAGCATTTCAACAAAAAAAAACATCGCAGTAGACATGCATATGCATGCAGATCATTCGTAATTAATGAATTCTGTATATAAAATTAAGAACATCCATTAACAAATAGAAGTAATACTTTCTTCACCGTGCAGGGTCAGGATTGGGCAAGCCCCCGAGCGTGTTCCTTGTGCTGGGAGAGTGTGTGCCCTCGAAAAAACACTAAGAGGATATGCAGAAAACAAAGGTGATACAGTTGTGGTTCCAGTGGTTGGATATAATTTCGATTCGTTGGGAGAAGCATACGACTTCTACAATCTATACTCTTGGGAAATCGGTTTCGGTATAAGATACGGCAAAAGCCGGCTAAATGTTGAGAGAACCAAGTGTATGCAGGAAATACTTTGTGGATGTTCAGTAAGTACAAAATGAATTCAGCTACAGATTGTTGCCACGATTTTCTGGATATCCACTAACACAGTGTATGATACTTTTTTGGATTTTCAGGGCAAACCAAAGAGAGGGAATACACGGACCTGCCGCTGTGAGTGCCCTGCAATGATTCGTTTGCTTCGATTCAATGACAATGGCTGGTATATAAGTGAGCACCAGCCATCGCACAACCACGCTTTGACAGATAAGTGTGGCGAAAAGGTATACCGGCCTTCACATAAGCATATTGATCTATATACAAGAGACCTTGTGAAGCAGCTTAGAGAAAACAATATTAGCATTGGGAAAGTTCATAACATACTTGGTAGTTTCTTTGGATCAATGAATAATCTGCCTTTCACAAAAAGGGCTTTGAGGGGACTCTGTGGTGAAATCAGCCGAGACCAAGCAGACGATGATGTCCGAAAAACTATGGATGTCTTTGCAGAATTGGGTTCAAAAGATGTTGGCTTGTATTACAGAGTTCAACCTGACAGTGATAGCCGGATAAGGAATTTACTTTGGTCAACAGGTGCAAGCAGGATGCAGTACCACTATTTTGGAGATGCAATAACATTTGACACAACATATAGAACAAATATGTATGATATGCCGTTCGGACTTTTTGTTGGAGTAAACAACCACTTCCAAAGCATTATCTTTGGTGGTGTTCTTGTCAGGGATGAGACATCAGAAACTTTCGAGTGGGTGTTCAATGAATTCATCCGCATGATAGGCGGCAAGCATCCCCAGACCATACTTACAGGTAAATGCACCAAAAACTATCAAAATTTAATCCCTCTTATAGTACTCCATAAGCACATACAAATGCTGGCATGGTAGATATACTTAAGAGGTACAACAGCCAGAAAACGGTACTTACTGATTGGTAATCATGTCATTACTGCTGGAAGACCAAATCATACAATAAGTAACATCTACCTCTTTGTCTGAATAGATCAATGCAGGGCTATGGAGCTGGCAATAGAGAAAACAATGCCCGAAACCACACACCGGTGGTGCAAGTGGCACATACTTAAGAAGGCAAAAGAGAAACTTGGTACATATTACACAAAGCGAAGCAACTTCAGAGCAGAATTCCATAAAATTGTCAACCACATGTTGACAGAAGATGAATTTGAAAATGCATGGGGAGAGCTGCTTGATAAATACAGTTTACAAAAAAACCAGTACATGGCAAGCATATATGAAGTACGTGAGAAGTGGGCAAAACCATACTTCAGGGGCAAATTTTGTGCAAAGATGACAAGCACACAGCGAAGTGAAAGCGCAAACCACATGCTCAAGGGATACGTGCCAGCAAGCTGCCCCATGCACTTATTCGTTCGGCAATACATGAGACTTCTTTTCGACCGAGAAGCAAATGAAAATTATGAAGACGAACAAAAATAGTGAGTTACAGCATCACCGCCTTTaattttctttttttattccAACATGAGAAATTATGATACATAGTAACAACAAAAATTTGTATGTACAGACATCAGCAGCTATGAAGGTCAACACGCCATTGGAGTTCCATGCTAGCAAAATCTACACTCGAGCAATGTTTGAGAAATTTGGTGAAATCTTGTATGAAGCAAGGCAGTACTGGGTAGAAGAAGTCGAAAAAGGTTCAAAATACTATGTACACCGCTACAATCCAGAGAGGCATGACAAGTGGTGCAGAGTGTTGTACATAGTGCATTTCCTGTCTGAGAGTCAGAAACTCTCATGTGAGTGCGGTAACTTTGAACATACCGGATTGCTATGCTGTCATTCAGTTAAGATACCAATACATAATCTTCATATACTTACAACAATGTTAGATAGCATACTTAGTTGCAAAGGAAAAATGCACTGACCAATTACACAATTTATTGCAGGTTCTTGATTTCTTGGGGATAGACGGAATTCCAGCAAGGCATATACTCAAAAGGTGGACAATAGATGCAAGAGATGTTCTTCCAGTTCACTTGGCACACCTTCAAAAAGACAGGATTTCAGCTAACTCCATAACTTTCAGACATTCGAATCTTTATACACATGCTTTAGAGGTGGTAAAACTGGGCGATGCAAATCCAATTCCTAGACCGACTGGGCGATGCAAATCCAAATCCACTGGTACTCTTTGGCACATAACCGACCCCAAGTCCCAGACCGACGTGCTCCGTCTACTCCCCCCTCCATCCTGTACGTACTGGAAACTGTACTTCCCCGTATGCCGCGCACGTACACCGACAACGCATTTATTACTTTCTGCTGAACGCATCCCCATAGCTAAATCGATGGTCGAAGATACCAGGAGCGCACGCGCTCGTTCTCTCCTCCAAATTTTCGGGAATTGGCTCTACTATATTATCTTTGCTCTAACAAACCGGGCCAATATGGTTGTTTGTTTGGAAATGAAGTTGAGTAGGACGGGCTACATGTAGCCCTATTTCCAAGAAAGTAAATCAAAAATGATATTTTTAGGTTTCAAGAAATAAAAAAAACATTCCTATGAATATACCTGACAAATCTGTAAATTGTCGTTAAAAAGTAGGTTGACTTGCAAGCTAAAAGAATCCGGACCAACAACAAACAAAAAATTATCCCATTTTCATGCATGTATTTGTCCTTTTTTTTCTATGCCGCATGTGAAAGTATATTgttactccctccttccatctatataggtcctaatgcgtttttcgaggctaactttaaccaaatgttagagcaataatatatgacatacaacttacacaaagcataacttcaattttgtatgtcaaaggagcttccaataatataattttcatagtatacatctcatgtgctagtattaatcttatcaatagtcaaaggttgtcttgaaaaacacattaggccctatatagatggaaggagggagtatgaaaaTTTCCTCAATCGTGTTATATATGTTCCTCTGTATGCACACTACaattttttaattttattttatttttgcactGTGGAAAATGGTGGTATTTTGAAAATGGGCTTCCTGTGGGCATTTTCGTGTTTGGACTTTGGAGTCGCAATAACCGCGAAAGCTGAGGGGTGGGATTGAATTGACGAGCAGAGTCCAGAAGGAGGCAAGCAAGCAGAGTCAGGAAGGGGAAATGGCGGAATCGAACTCGTACGAGGAGCAGCGCCGGAGGCAGATTGAGGAGAACCGCCGGAAGGTGGAGGAGCTCCGCCTGCACCACCTCTCCGCCGCCGTCCGCGAGGCCGCCGCCAGGCCCAAGCCCAACCCCAAGCCCAGGCCGGTCCGTCAGTTCCTCTCCCTTCTTCTTAGTACTTGGCTCCGGTCTTCCATCTCCTTTTTCTCCCGTATATATGACTGGTCCGCTGCTTCCGTGTCGCAGAAGCCCAAGGCCCCGCCCCCCGGCGAGCTCCGGCGGTCCGGCCGCGTCGCCAGCCTCCCGGAGCAGCCCAACTACCTCGCGGGCGCAAAGCGGCTGGAAAACACACAcccaagaagaggaagaggaagcagAATCGAAAAGGCAATGGCGGAATCCAACTCGTACGAGGAGCAGCGCCGGAGGCAGATGGAGGAGAACCGCCGGAAGCTGGAGGAGCTCCGCCTGCACCATCTCTCCGCCGCCGTCCGCGAGGCCGCCGCCAGGCCCAAGCCCAACCCCAAGCCCAGGCCGGTCCGTCAGATCCTCCCCTTCTTCCTTGCCTCCGGTCTTCCATCTCCTTTTTCTCCCCTACTTATATAGTAAGCATGCACGTGCTGAAACAAAATGAGTTCACATGGTATAATACTAAAATAAATTTTACAAAAAAATTCGAATGGCTAAAAAATGTTATGATGTCACTCAAATTGTATTTTTAAAAGTGTGGCATATTTGTGATCCAACACACGTATATAATCTATAGTAAAAATATCTATTATAAATCTAATTTTTATTTTAGTGAATTTTTTACCGAGCCATTTAAATGTGTCTAATGCCCAATGATTATGAGCGCGCGTGtaacacatgattcagaaatATGTCTCCGCATAAAATTAACGGTCACATAATAATTGTATTATAATTGTTACAAAAAATATATTTAAAACCAGAACTAAGCATCTCTTGAAGGTCCATCGTCTTTTGAAGCAATGAAGGTCCATCTATAGATGTGATCTATGATGCTTCGTTCAATGGATGGGATATTGTTTTGAGCTTCATTCTCTTCACACTTTAGAATATGCACCAAAAATTGCTTTCTCGGTTGAAAACCATCCTACATATGCATTATACAACATTTTGTTATAACAAGTTGCATGTGCAATGTGTATACTATAAGCTTGGTGTAAACACTCACGGTATGGGAAAATATAGTTTTTCATCGCACAATGACTACATGAAATTAAAAACCAAATAACGCGACTGGGCACTGCATGTATGAAATAAAGACATGATGTGCTTTGAATGAATAGATAAATATTGTAATGCATTATAAAGATTCATGCCAGTGTGAGTTTGTTGGAGAAACATGAACTGTGCATTCCCATTTAGAGatgagaaaattccttatttgacactatcttaaaatttgcttccttatttgacactgaaaAAAAATTTCTTCCCTGTTTGACACAAGTTCTAAATTTTATTCCCTATATGACATTTCCGTTcattttgagcctaaatgacATCTAAAAAGACTCTTTTGCCCCTCATATGGTATGTGTGTGGGGGGCAATAACGCACACACGCAGCACCAGTGCGAGGGCAGGAgcacacacgcagcaacacatACACATTGAccaacacacacacgcacgcacgcgcaTACACACGCAACAACACGCACGCGCACGTgcacacacgcgcacacacacacacacagcaACACACATGCACGCGCGCACACACGCAGCAGCAACAGCACACACGCAGGCAGCACATAGGCATGCAACAGCACACACACGCGCACGTACACACGCAGcggcacacatgcacacacacatgcaGCAGCAGCACACATGTGCGCGTGCATCCACACAAGCAACAGCACACACATACCGCATGGGGGCAAAATcgtcttttcaggtgtcatttaggcttaaaatggacgaaagtgtcgtatagggaataaaatttaggactagtgtcaaatagggaagaaaaacttttccagtgtcaaataagaaaccagattttaagacagtgtcaaataaggaattttctcttTAGAGATATCGACCTTGAATGCAGGTTTTGGAGCTTCAAGCGCACTATTTAGGTTGCCGACCATGGTTTTAAGTAGGTATTGATATGGATAAAAAGTTGAGACAACCATACCAATGAACAAGCAAAGTTCATCTGTCAAGTCATCGTTTGTTGGATTGACATATGATGAAAGGATAAATGACTGCTAGATGAGCTCAACTTCTGGTGATGGATAGGATGTTTTGAAATTCTCAGGGGGTTTATGGTGAATCATACATTCAATAAGTATAATGATGCACAGTGAAAAATACATGTGTAAGAGTGTTAGACAAAATATCCCATGTGAAGTACTCCATAAAATTTACCATCTACGGACCATAAGATGACCTGCATAATTGCAAAACTTAGATATACTCAATAAAGTTTATCATTTTTATAGAGATTTATATTTTTTAAATTTAAAATCATCAAATGATCATGACTGTAACAAAACGTGACGAAAACAAAAATCTCACCCACGCAGGTGAACCAGACATGCCCTAAGAAATATTTCTTCCGTTGCTAAATATAAGTCATTTTAGA encodes:
- the LOC125553022 gene encoding B3 domain-containing protein Os06g0194400-like isoform X2; its protein translation is MQIQIHWYSLAHNRPQVPDRRAPSTPPSILVQKEASKQSQEGEMAESNSYEEQRRRQIEENRRKVEELRLHHLSAAVREAAARPKPNPKPKPKAPPPGELRRSGRVASLPEQPNYLAGAKRLENTHPRRGRGSRIEKAMAESNSYEEQRRRQMEENRRKLEELRLHHLSAAVREAAARPKPNPKPRPKRKAPGPGELRRSGRVAGLPEQPNYLKGAPQRDYQRAAAVAAAKQKAEELQRRIHGIRWPAFVKPVTHDCASRAAVMTIPKHFIEYLPAHDEAVVLVDEADDEFHMLYNARHHFLRKGWRGFAAHHDLADGDCLVFQLTERTKFKVYVIRASSGYGNDKTSDDEDEH
- the LOC125553022 gene encoding B3 domain-containing protein Os06g0194400-like isoform X1 — encoded protein: MQIQIHWYSLAHNRPQVPDRRAPSTPPSILVQKEASKQSQEGEMAESNSYEEQRRRQIEENRRKVEELRLHHLSAAVREAAARPKPNPKPRPKPKAPPPGELRRSGRVASLPEQPNYLAGAKRLENTHPRRGRGSRIEKAMAESNSYEEQRRRQMEENRRKLEELRLHHLSAAVREAAARPKPNPKPRPKRKAPGPGELRRSGRVAGLPEQPNYLKGAPQRDYQRAAAVAAAKQKAEELQRRIHGIRWPAFVKPVTHDCASRAAVMTIPKHFIEYLPAHDEAVVLVDEADDEFHMLYNARHHFLRKGWRGFAAHHDLADGDCLVFQLTERTKFKVYVIRASSGYGNDKTSDDEDEH